The Paenibacillus dendritiformis region CAAAGGACCGTACTTTGTTCACGTAGCCATATTTGCGGTACTGCACGATTAAAAACGGCAGTGTCAGAAAAAAGGCCGCGATCGGAAATGTGATCAACGCGATTTTGATCGGAAATAAATAAGCATTCATCGTTGCTGGCTTACCCCTTTGTTGCACAGTCATGTTTTTGTATGTAAATAGCGTATGGCTGCCGCACACCGAAGTCTTATTTTGGACGCAGACGTATGCGGCGATTCCTTCAACGCTCGTCTATTTTACCGTATTTCGCCGAATTCTCCAATAAAAATCGTGCAATGCACCATCCCAGCGAACCGAGGCCATTTCTCGAACCTGACAATTCAAAATTTCTTCTTATTTTATAGCCCTTTTTCGTCATGTTTTTCCATGCGAAGCCTGATAAAATGGCAACATGCAACAGCCAAATCGGATAAAGGAGGAATCAACGAGCCGTGATTCATGTAGGAATTTTACTGTATAACGACGTAGAGGTACTTGATTTCGCAGGGCCATTTGAAGTCTTCGCCGTAACGGAGCAGACGCTGAACTCTACAGCCAGTCCTTTTCTCGTGCAAACCGTGTCAGAAGACGGCAAGCTGGTAACCGCGCGGAACGGGTTAAAAGTACAGCCCGATTACAGCTATGACCATGCACCTCGCTTCGATATTCTCATCGTGCCCGGCGGCCCGGGAAGCCGGACAGAAATGTATAACAAGACGACGATTCAATGGGTGCAGAATCGCATGGATGAGGTAAATATTATGGCCTCAGTCTGCACCGGGGCCTTAATCTTGGCAGAAGCCGGATTGCTCGACGGCAAGACCGTAACAA contains the following coding sequences:
- a CDS encoding DJ-1/PfpI family protein — translated: MIHVGILLYNDVEVLDFAGPFEVFAVTEQTLNSTASPFLVQTVSEDGKLVTARNGLKVQPDYSYDHAPRFDILIVPGGPGSRTEMYNKTTIQWVQNRMDEVNIMASVCTGALILAEAGLLDGKTVTTHWNSYDRLENDYPNLTVKRDVKYVDEGNIVTSGGISAGINMSFHLVSRLLGKDVAERTAKRMEYDIDLSNEPEKTS